A region from the Canis lupus dingo isolate Sandy chromosome 9, ASM325472v2, whole genome shotgun sequence genome encodes:
- the DOLPP1 gene encoding dolichyldiphosphatase 1 isoform X1, whose protein sequence is MAADGQCSLPASWRPVTLTHVEYPTGDLSGHLLAYLSLSPVFVIVGFVTLIIFKRELHTQAHRGPGDSTSSWQISFLGGLALNEGVNWLIKHVIQEPRPCGGPHMAVGTKYGMPSSHSQFMWFFSVYSFLFLYLRMHQTNNARFLDLLWRHVLSLGLLTAAFLVSYSRVYLLYHTWSQVLYGGIAGSLMAVAWFAFTQEVLTPLFPRIAAWPISEFFLIRDTSLIPNVLWFEYTVTRAEARNRQRKLGTKLQ, encoded by the exons ATGGCAGCGGACGGACAGTGCTCGCTCCCCGCTTCATGGCGGCCGGTGACCCTCACCCACGTCGAATATCCTACAG GTGATCTCTCTGGCCACCTCCTTGCCTACCTGAGCCTCAGCCCTGTGTTCGTCATTGTTGGTTTCGTGACCCTCATCATATTCAAGCGGGAGCTACATACG CAGGCACACAGAGGCCCGGGTGACAGCACATCTTCCTGGCAGATTTCATTCCTCGGGGGCCTGGCACTGAACGAGGGGGTCAACTGGCTGATCAAACACGTCATCCAGGAGCCACGGCCCTGTGGAG GCCCCCACATGGCAGTGGGCACCAAGTACGGAATGCCCTCCAGCCATTCCCAGTTTATGTGGTTCTTCTCCgtctattctttccttttcctgtatTTAAG AATGCACCAAACAAACAACGCCAGGTTCCTGGACTTGCTGTGGAGGCACGTGCTCTCCCTGGGTCTCCTCACCGCGGCCTTTCTAGTCTCCTATAGCAG GGTCTACCTGCTGTACCACACCTGGAGCCAGGTGCTCTATGGGGGCATTGCTGGGAGCCTCATGGCCGTCGCCTGGTTCGCCTTCACCCAGGAGGTCCTCACCCCGCTGTTCCCTAGGATAGCAGCCTG GCCTATCTCTGAGTTCTTCCTAATCCGAGACACGAGCCTCATTCCCAACGTACTCTGGTTTGAGTACACAGTAACCCGGGCAGAAGCCAG GAACAGACAGCGTAAGCTGGGGACGAAATTGCAGTGA
- the MIGA2 gene encoding mitoguardin 2, with amino-acid sequence MAFRRTEGMSMIQALAMTVAEIPVFLYTTFGQSAFSQLRLTPGLRKVLFATALGTVALALAAHQLKRRRRRKKQVGPEMGGAHLGTVPLPILMARKVPSVKKGYSSRRMQSPSSKSNDTLSGISSIEPSKHSGSCHSLASMVAVNSSSPMAACSGPWDTRGMEESVTASDGNAESLYMQGMELFEEALQKWEQALSVGQRGDSSRTPTPGDSLRNPETASEVPSEPESQRREFAEKLESLLHRAYHLQEEFGSTFPADSVLLDLERTLMLPLTEGSLHLRVDDEDSLTSEGSFFSATELFESLQVGDDPILLSRPAAAYEEALQLVKEGKVPCRTLRTELLGCYSDQDFLAKLHCVRQAFEGLLEDKNNQLFFGEVGRQMVTGLMTKAEKSPKGFLESYEEMMGYALRPETWATTRLELEGRGVVCMSFFDIVLDFILMDAFEDLENPPSSVLAVLRNRWLSDSFKETALATACWSVLKAKRRLLMVPDGFISHFYSVSEHVSPVLAFGFLGPKPQLSEVCAFFKHQIVQYLRDMFDLDNVRYTSVPALADDILQLSRRRSEILLGYLGVPAANSMGLNGVLPRENGPLEELQ; translated from the exons ATGGCATTCCGGAGGACTGAGGGCATGTCCATGATCCAGGCACTGGCCATGACGGTGGCCGAGATCCCTGTGTTCCTGTATACAACGTTTGGGCAG TCTGCATTCTCTCAGCTGCGATTGACACCAGGCCTACGGAAGGTCCTTTTTGCCACTGCACTGGGGACagtggccctggccctggctgccCATCAGCTGAAGAGGCGAcggcggaggaagaagcaggtcgGCCCCGAGATGGGAGGCGCACATCTGGGCACggtgcccctccccatcctcatgGCCAGGAAGGTCCCATCGGTGAAGAAAG GCTACTCCAGCCGAAGGATGCAGAGCCCCAGTAGCAAAAGCAATGACACTCTGAGTGGCATCTCCTCCATCGAGCCCAGCAAGCACTCGGGATCTTGCCACAGCTTGGCTTCG ATGGTAGCAGTGAACTCATCCAGCCCCATGGCTGCGTGTTCAGGACCATGGGACACCAGAGGGATGGAAGAATCTGTGACCGCCAGTGACGGCAATGCGGAGAGTCTCTACATGCAAG GTATGGAGCTGTTCGAGGAAGCGCTACAGAAGTGGGAGCAGGCGCTGAGCGTGGGGCAGAGAGGGGACAGCAGCCGCACCCCCACACCTGGGGACAGCCTACGGAACCCCGAGACTGCTTCGGAGGTACCATCTGAG CCAGAGTCCCAGCGGAGGGAGTTTGCAGAGAAGCTGGAATCCCTGCTACACCGGGCCTACCACCTGCAGGAGGAGTTTGGGTCCACCTTCCCGGCCGACAGCGTGTTGCTGGACCTCG AGAGGACCCTCATGCTGCCCCTGACCGAGGGCTCCCTACATCTACGGGTAGACGATGAGGACAGCCTGACCTCCGAGGGTTCCTTCTTTTCTGCCACCGAG CTCTTTGAGTCCCTGCAGGTCGGAGATGACCCCATCCTACTCTCCAGGCCGGCCGCTGCTTATGAGGAGGCCCTCCAGCTGGTGAAGGAGGGGAAAGTGCCCTGCCGGACCCTCAG GACTGAGCTGCTGGGCTGCTACAGTGACCAGGACTTTCTGGCCAAGCTGCATTGTGTGCGGCAAGCCTTCGAG GGTCTTCTGGAAGACAAGAACAACCAGCTTTTCTTTGGGGAGGTTGGCCGGCAGATGGTGACAGGCCTGATGACCAAGGCTGAGAAG AGCCCCAAAGGCTTCCTGGAGAGTTACGAGGAGATGATGGGCTATGCCCTGCGGCCTGAGACCTGGGCCACCACTCGGCTGGAATTGGAGGGCCGTGGG GTGGTGTGCATGAGCTTCTTTGATATTGTGCTGGACTTCATACTCATGGACGCTTTCGAGGACTTGGAGAACCCCCCGTCCTCAGTGCTCGCTGTCCTGAGGAACCGCTGGCTGTCAGACAGCTTCAAGGAGACG GCCCTGGCCACTGCTTGCTGGTCAGTCTTGAAAGCCAAGAGGAGACTGCTGATG GTGCCCGATGGCTTCATCTCCCATTTCTACTCCGTATCGGAGCACGTTAGCCCTGTCCTAGCCTTTGGCTTCCTTGGACCCAAGCCCCAGCTCTCTGAAGTCTGTGCTTTCTTCAAG caccaGATCGTGCAGTACCTGAGGGACATGTTTGACCTGGACAACGTGCGCTACACCTCCGTGCCGGCACTGGCGGACGACATCCTGCAGCTGTCCCGGCGCCGCAGCGAAATCCTGCTTGGCTACTTGGGGGTGCCAGCGGCCAACAGCATGGGCCTGAACGGGGTGCTGCCCCGAGAGAACGGGCCTCTGGAGGAGCTGCAGTAG
- the DOLPP1 gene encoding dolichyldiphosphatase 1 isoform X2 — protein MAADGQCSLPASWRPVTLTHVEYPTGDLSGHLLAYLSLSPVFVIVGFVTLIIFKRELHTISFLGGLALNEGVNWLIKHVIQEPRPCGGPHMAVGTKYGMPSSHSQFMWFFSVYSFLFLYLRMHQTNNARFLDLLWRHVLSLGLLTAAFLVSYSRVYLLYHTWSQVLYGGIAGSLMAVAWFAFTQEVLTPLFPRIAAWPISEFFLIRDTSLIPNVLWFEYTVTRAEARNRQRKLGTKLQ, from the exons ATGGCAGCGGACGGACAGTGCTCGCTCCCCGCTTCATGGCGGCCGGTGACCCTCACCCACGTCGAATATCCTACAG GTGATCTCTCTGGCCACCTCCTTGCCTACCTGAGCCTCAGCCCTGTGTTCGTCATTGTTGGTTTCGTGACCCTCATCATATTCAAGCGGGAGCTACATACG ATTTCATTCCTCGGGGGCCTGGCACTGAACGAGGGGGTCAACTGGCTGATCAAACACGTCATCCAGGAGCCACGGCCCTGTGGAG GCCCCCACATGGCAGTGGGCACCAAGTACGGAATGCCCTCCAGCCATTCCCAGTTTATGTGGTTCTTCTCCgtctattctttccttttcctgtatTTAAG AATGCACCAAACAAACAACGCCAGGTTCCTGGACTTGCTGTGGAGGCACGTGCTCTCCCTGGGTCTCCTCACCGCGGCCTTTCTAGTCTCCTATAGCAG GGTCTACCTGCTGTACCACACCTGGAGCCAGGTGCTCTATGGGGGCATTGCTGGGAGCCTCATGGCCGTCGCCTGGTTCGCCTTCACCCAGGAGGTCCTCACCCCGCTGTTCCCTAGGATAGCAGCCTG GCCTATCTCTGAGTTCTTCCTAATCCGAGACACGAGCCTCATTCCCAACGTACTCTGGTTTGAGTACACAGTAACCCGGGCAGAAGCCAG GAACAGACAGCGTAAGCTGGGGACGAAATTGCAGTGA